In a single window of the Desulfovibrio mangrovi genome:
- the corA gene encoding magnesium/cobalt transporter CorA → MFDALRHHSRKRDESPGTAVYSGTAKGFDPWLLCVDYSLDAMTEQVVPFPFSLPTQEVGMSRLLLLTGLHEAEQVLALAEQYGMHPLAVEDVLNTGHRPSMDEYDDHVVIALRHIEYDREALRLREHHVALLCREGVVIGFHEEQDGIWDGVLNRLRKGKGRIRKLGSMYLTIALLDALVDGYFSAISAISADVEALEEELGEDGADENALMRIYALKRIVVALRNALIPAQQALGGLHRNGEVEIDEAVEPFFADVKGHADQVVESVQALHDLLSGMLDLQISLAGMRMNKVMKFLTVIATVFIPLTFVVGIYGMNFEYMPELGWRYGYLGVMCLMVFMGGMMVYYFKKNKWL, encoded by the coding sequence ATGTTTGACGCCTTGCGCCATCACTCCAGAAAGCGGGACGAGTCTCCCGGTACGGCCGTGTATTCCGGAACAGCCAAGGGCTTTGACCCCTGGCTGCTCTGTGTGGATTATTCCCTGGACGCCATGACCGAGCAGGTTGTTCCGTTTCCTTTTTCTCTGCCCACGCAGGAAGTGGGGATGAGCCGTTTGCTGCTTCTGACCGGCCTGCATGAGGCCGAGCAGGTGCTGGCCTTGGCTGAGCAATACGGCATGCATCCTCTGGCTGTGGAAGATGTTCTGAACACGGGACACAGGCCCAGCATGGATGAATATGACGACCACGTGGTCATTGCCCTGCGGCATATCGAGTATGACCGCGAAGCCCTGCGGCTCAGGGAACATCATGTGGCGCTGCTCTGCCGCGAGGGTGTGGTCATCGGCTTTCATGAAGAGCAGGACGGCATATGGGACGGTGTGCTGAACCGCCTTCGCAAGGGCAAGGGGCGTATCAGAAAGCTTGGCTCCATGTACCTGACCATTGCCCTGTTGGATGCCTTGGTGGATGGCTATTTCAGCGCCATCAGCGCCATCAGCGCCGATGTGGAGGCGCTGGAGGAGGAACTTGGCGAAGACGGCGCGGACGAAAATGCGCTCATGCGCATCTATGCGTTGAAACGCATCGTGGTTGCCCTGCGTAATGCCCTGATTCCTGCCCAGCAGGCGCTGGGGGGGCTGCACAGGAACGGCGAGGTGGAAATAGACGAGGCCGTGGAACCATTTTTTGCCGATGTGAAGGGGCACGCCGATCAGGTGGTGGAATCCGTGCAGGCTCTGCACGATCTGCTCTCCGGCATGCTTGATTTGCAGATATCTCTTGCGGGCATGCGCATGAACAAGGTGATGAAGTTTCTTACGGTTATCGCCACTGTCTTCATTCCGCTGACGTTCGTTGTGGGCATATACGGCATGAACTTCGAGTACATGCCGGAGCTGGGCTGGCGGTACGGGTACCTCGGCGTCATGTGCCTCATGGTATTTATGGGCGGGATGATGGTGTATTATTTCAAGAAGAACAAGTGGCTGTAG